One Halalkalicoccus sp. NIPERK01 DNA window includes the following coding sequences:
- a CDS encoding ATP-binding protein — translation MSNSALSVVEFLLTAHAYSTDRRFDENDLPAEYRKVFWEGGTIERPLSVTEENAREATGVDEPWEAVSDLLFTQRAEFSGELTLSDPDLAADWFAKRTDEGRLAENPTLSGFYEGREIDVPVDYERARENARPIQADRVWIDNLLSTYFDPDDEEEAEMLDLVDIRAPEEIEMTLEDLVLTAQQEAEIEKIVKAIEHRDYLAEIGLREIGKLLFVGPPGTGKTTTSRALAHDLDLPFVEVKLSMITSQYLGETAKNVDKVFEVAKRLSPCILFIDEFDFVAKTRRSDEHAAIKRAVNTLLKSIDEVSLIQDDVLLIGATNHPDQLDAAAWRRFDEIVNFPKPDEAMRADIFSVITREMDITGFDPGEIAAETEGLTGSDLRMVLREAVLEALTENRRTLTQRDLLDAVADFEERDTLKDLDMIEGDHEALVAGGSPSDGHDHDH, via the coding sequence ATGAGTAATTCGGCGCTTTCGGTGGTCGAGTTTCTACTGACGGCCCACGCCTACAGCACCGACCGGCGCTTCGACGAGAACGACCTCCCCGCAGAGTACCGGAAGGTGTTCTGGGAGGGCGGGACGATCGAGCGGCCGCTCTCGGTGACCGAGGAGAACGCCCGGGAGGCCACGGGCGTCGACGAGCCGTGGGAGGCGGTCTCGGACCTGCTTTTCACCCAGCGGGCGGAGTTCTCGGGCGAACTGACGCTCTCGGATCCCGACCTGGCCGCCGACTGGTTCGCGAAGCGGACCGACGAGGGGCGACTCGCGGAGAACCCGACGCTCTCGGGGTTCTACGAGGGCCGGGAGATCGACGTACCCGTCGACTACGAGCGCGCACGCGAGAACGCCCGCCCGATCCAGGCCGACCGCGTCTGGATCGACAACCTGCTTTCGACCTACTTCGATCCCGACGACGAGGAGGAGGCGGAGATGCTCGACCTCGTCGACATCCGCGCGCCCGAGGAGATCGAGATGACGCTCGAGGACCTCGTGCTGACCGCCCAGCAGGAGGCCGAGATCGAGAAGATCGTCAAGGCCATCGAGCACCGCGACTACCTCGCGGAGATCGGCCTGCGAGAGATCGGCAAACTCCTGTTCGTCGGGCCGCCCGGAACGGGCAAGACGACCACCTCGCGCGCGCTCGCCCACGATCTCGACCTCCCGTTCGTCGAGGTCAAACTCTCGATGATCACGAGCCAGTACCTCGGGGAGACGGCCAAAAACGTCGACAAGGTCTTCGAGGTCGCGAAACGCCTGTCTCCCTGTATCCTCTTCATCGACGAGTTCGACTTCGTCGCGAAAACCCGCCGCTCGGACGAACACGCCGCGATCAAGCGCGCCGTGAACACGCTGCTCAAATCGATCGACGAGGTGAGCCTGATCCAGGACGACGTGCTTCTCATCGGGGCGACCAACCACCCCGACCAACTGGACGCCGCGGCGTGGCGGCGCTTCGACGAGATCGTCAACTTCCCCAAGCCCGACGAGGCGATGCGCGCGGACATCTTCTCGGTGATCACCCGCGAGATGGACATCACCGGGTTCGACCCCGGGGAGATCGCCGCCGAGACCGAGGGACTCACGGGGAGCGACCTCCGGATGGTGCTCCGCGAGGCGGTGTTGGAGGCGCTGACCGAGAACCGCCGCACGCTGACCCAGCGCGACCTCCTCGACGCGGTCGCGGACTTCGAGGAGCGCGACACCCTGAAGGACCTCGACATGATCGAGGGCGACCACGAGGCGCTGGTCGCCGGTGGCTCGCCGAGCGACGGCCACGATCACGACCACTGA